A genome region from Dolichospermum compactum NIES-806 includes the following:
- the gap gene encoding type I glyceraldehyde-3-phosphate dehydrogenase: MTKLKIGINGFGRIGRLVLRAGLTNPNIEFVGINDLVPPDNLAYLLKYDSTHGRLKSKIEAREDGIVIDGHFVPCVSMRNPAELPWGKLGVDYVVESTGLFTDYAGAENHLKAGAKRVVISAPTKEPEKVKTMVMGVNHHLFDPAKDLIVSNASCTTNCLAPIAKVINDNFGLAEGLMTTVHATTATQPTVDGPSRKDWRGGRGAGQNIIPSATGAAKAVALVLPELKGKLTGMALRVPTPDVSVVDLTFKTTKSTTYKEICAAMKKAAEGNLAGVLGYTDEEVVSTDFQGDSHSSIFDAGAGIELNANFFKVVSWYDNEWGYSNRVIDLMLSMAKKEGLI, translated from the coding sequence TTGACGAAGTTGAAAATTGGTATTAATGGATTCGGTCGAATTGGTAGACTTGTGTTACGTGCCGGTCTTACTAATCCCAACATTGAATTTGTAGGAATTAATGATTTAGTTCCCCCCGATAACCTTGCTTATCTTCTCAAGTACGACTCTACACACGGGAGACTGAAAAGCAAAATTGAAGCTAGAGAAGACGGTATTGTAATTGACGGTCATTTTGTCCCTTGTGTGTCCATGCGAAATCCCGCAGAACTACCTTGGGGTAAATTGGGAGTAGATTATGTTGTTGAATCTACAGGACTGTTCACAGATTACGCTGGGGCTGAAAATCACCTGAAAGCAGGTGCAAAGCGAGTTGTGATTTCTGCACCAACAAAAGAACCAGAGAAAGTAAAAACAATGGTCATGGGTGTAAATCATCACCTATTTGACCCAGCAAAAGACTTGATTGTCTCCAATGCAAGTTGTACTACAAATTGTTTAGCCCCCATTGCTAAAGTCATTAATGATAACTTCGGTTTAGCCGAAGGGTTAATGACCACAGTTCACGCTACAACAGCTACTCAGCCCACGGTAGATGGTCCCAGTCGCAAAGATTGGCGCGGTGGACGAGGTGCGGGACAAAATATAATTCCCTCCGCTACAGGGGCGGCTAAAGCGGTGGCTTTGGTATTACCAGAATTGAAAGGTAAATTAACAGGAATGGCTTTGAGAGTTCCCACTCCTGATGTCTCCGTAGTTGATTTAACTTTCAAAACTACAAAATCTACTACTTACAAAGAAATCTGTGCAGCCATGAAAAAAGCTGCTGAAGGTAATTTGGCAGGTGTGTTAGGTTACACCGATGAAGAAGTCGTATCTACAGATTTTCAAGGTGATTCCCACTCTAGCATCTTCGACGCAGGGGCAGGAATTGAACTCAATGCCAATTTCTTCAAAGTTGTCTCCTGGTATGACAACGAATGGGGTTACTCCAACCGCGTCATTGATTTGATGTTGTCAATGGCCAAAAAAGAAGGATTGATTTAG